A window of Pullulanibacillus sp. KACC 23026 genomic DNA:
GACTCGTTTCCTCATGATCATATCCGCTTATCTTTTTTCCTAATAGCCCGTTCAAACGGAGCTGTTCATCAAGGAGCACCCGTGCGCCTGAGCCCTTTTCCCGATTAATAAGAGTCACTTGATCCCGGCCCAAGTCCTTCCAATCCTTGATCTTTAAGGGATTGCCCTTTTGGACATAAAGGCCCGCTTTCCTTTTTAAAAAATGAATAACCAAGTAACGATAACCTGAAAGAAGCTTCTTAATGTACGGAAGATTATAGGTTTTCGAATCCCCGTCGTATAAATGCGTACTGACAATATCCGCCTCACCTCTAAATAGCTCAATAAGGCTCTCCATGCTCCCTTTATTAGAGCGAAGTGTACGAATACCGCTAAGCTGCTTTTCCAAATGCTTTCCCATTACGTCTAACGAGACATCCTGACCCGTAATAATAATAGGGCGATTAGCTTGCGGGTGTGACCACATCCCTAGTGAATTCTTCCTAATAGAGGCAAGTCCTTCATTCTTAGCAGGGTGTGAACGGTCTTCTTGGTTCACTTCTGAAGTCACGATCTGCTTCGCTTTTGATTTATACACGTCAAAATCCTTCACATCGATCCGCATCTGACGCCCAACCCGATAAGCAGGAAGCTCTCCTTTTTTTATCAAATCATAGACCGTAAGCTTAGAAACCTTTAATAAGTTCGCAATGTCCTCTGTTGTATAAGAAGGCTCCATCACCATGACCCTCCCTCCTTTCACTTTTTAAAACAAAATAGATATAAC
This region includes:
- a CDS encoding helix-turn-helix transcriptional regulator, which codes for MVMEPSYTTEDIANLLKVSKLTVYDLIKKGELPAYRVGRQMRIDVKDFDVYKSKAKQIVTSEVNQEDRSHPAKNEGLASIRKNSLGMWSHPQANRPIIITGQDVSLDVMGKHLEKQLSGIRTLRSNKGSMESLIELFRGEADIVSTHLYDGDSKTYNLPYIKKLLSGYRYLVIHFLKRKAGLYVQKGNPLKIKDWKDLGRDQVTLINREKGSGARVLLDEQLRLNGLLGKKISGYDHEETSHFAVAAVIANGDADVGVGSEKPAKQVGIEFIPLIEEHVDLVILKNDENESLIQQVKNLLQSTAFKNELQYLGDYNLTETGEIVFESE